A portion of the Scylla paramamosain isolate STU-SP2022 chromosome 2, ASM3559412v1, whole genome shotgun sequence genome contains these proteins:
- the LOC135111972 gene encoding lymphocyte-specific helicase-like isoform X2, whose amino-acid sequence MSANMEEKRLARFPAHFFQRRVKRDVNSDIPPKRELLVYTPVTPLQLSLYTATLTSNMEAFVSKNPQCDLQAQDHCHRMGQMSPVLVLCLITAASTDEWTVERAGTKRKLERLIIRSGKFRDASQGDRSFQRVVGEAELLSLLKQNDHHKEHRASKGHGKACFNQVL is encoded by the exons ATTCCCAGCACATTTTTTTCAGCGGCGGGTGAAGAGAGATGTAAACTCGGACATTCCACCGAAGAGAGAGTTGCTTGTGTACACCCCAGTGACTCCCCTCCAGCTCTCACTGTACACGGCAACTCTCACAAGCAACATGGAGGCGTTTGTgtcgaag AACCCACAGTGTGACCTCCAAGCCCAGGACCACTGCCACCGCATGGGCCAAATGTCCCCAGTCCTTGTCCTCTGCCTGATCACCGCAGCCAGCACTGACGAGTGGACAGTGGAGAGAGCAGGGACCAAACGCAAACTAGAGCGCTTGATTATCCGGTCTGGCAAGTTCCGAGACGCCAGCCAGGGAGACCGGAGCTTCCAGAGGGTGGTGGGTGAGGCGGAGCTGCTGTCCCTGCTGAAGCAAAACGACCACCATAAGGAACATAGGGCTAGCAAGGGCCATG GCAAAGCATGTTTCAATCAAGTTCTATGA
- the LOC135111959 gene encoding uncharacterized protein LOC135111959 isoform X2 — MKMNPGVPPYMVYHIPMMYGGFGDYSYNPHWVCSIPVMPSPATVEEGKQTPLMPGTDGYQQMVAVGGWGQGNLRAETEGKMAHLSTTITHGAGAVVDPITKGGTTMLHISTQIIMATTFMCVPR; from the exons ATGAAGATGAACCCAGGAGTGCCCCCTTATATG GTGTACCACATACCCATGATGTATGGAGGGTTTGGGGACTACAGCTACAACCCTCACTGGGTCTGTAGCATTCCTGTGATGCCTTCCCCTGCTACAGTAGAGGAGGGCAAGCAGACACCCTTGATGCCAG GAACAGATGGGTATCAGCAGATGGTGGCTGTTGGGGGCTGGGGACAGGG CAACCTGAGGGCAGAGACGGAGGGAAAGATGGCCcacctttccaccaccatcacccatgGGGCCGGGGCCGTGGTGGACCCCATCACCAAGGGAGGCACCACTATGTTGCACATCAGTACTCAAATAATCATGGCAACAACTTTCATG TGTGTGCCAAGGTGA
- the LOC135111972 gene encoding uncharacterized protein LOC135111972 isoform X3 translates to MAKHVSIKFYDIGGRSFSHHSTRLAPHPPPTSITTTIMTTTRVRGESPKSLHSTTTTTTAGGGHDYQVSRRTPSVDNQSSVDSRGHRSPAHQSLEAWGVRRDQQMISVGVESNGLAGVEAVLKEMEWMVKPGAGQPNRVSAELGLHSSWMEWRTNPGASQLSSSEVL, encoded by the exons ATG GCAAAGCATGTTTCAATCAAGTTCTATGACATTGGGGGTCGCAGCTTCTCCCACCACAGCACCAGGTTAGCCCCGcatcccccccccacctccatcaccaccaccatcatgaccACCACCAGGGTACGAGGAGAGAGCCCCAAGTCCCTCcattcaactactactactactactgctggtggtggtcatgaCTATCAGGTGTCAAGAAGGACCCCCAGTGTGGATAATCAGTCGTCGGTGGACTCCAGGGGTCACAGAAG CCCTGCCCACCAGTCCCTTGAAGCCTGGGGAGTCAGGAGGGACCAGCAGAtgatcagtgtaggagtggagagCAATGGACTGGCAGGAGTTGAAGCCGTGCTGAAGGAGATGGAGTGGATGGTGAAACCTGGTGCCGGTCAACCCAACAGAGTCTCGGCAGAATTGGGTCTTCATTCGTCATGGATGGAGTGGAGGACAAACCCTGGTGCCAGTCAACTGTCCTCAAGTGAAGTGTTATGA
- the LOC135111972 gene encoding lymphocyte-specific helicase-like isoform X1 — MSANMEEKRLARFPAHFFQRRVKRDVNSDIPPKRELLVYTPVTPLQLSLYTATLTSNMEAFVSKNPQCDLQAQDHCHRMGQMSPVLVLCLITAASTDEWTVERAGTKRKLERLIIRSGKFRDASQGDRSFQRVVGEAELLSLLKQNDHHKEHRASKGHGHITKEELNQLLHRSDLTKKKRRS, encoded by the exons ATTCCCAGCACATTTTTTTCAGCGGCGGGTGAAGAGAGATGTAAACTCGGACATTCCACCGAAGAGAGAGTTGCTTGTGTACACCCCAGTGACTCCCCTCCAGCTCTCACTGTACACGGCAACTCTCACAAGCAACATGGAGGCGTTTGTgtcgaag AACCCACAGTGTGACCTCCAAGCCCAGGACCACTGCCACCGCATGGGCCAAATGTCCCCAGTCCTTGTCCTCTGCCTGATCACCGCAGCCAGCACTGACGAGTGGACAGTGGAGAGAGCAGGGACCAAACGCAAACTAGAGCGCTTGATTATCCGGTCTGGCAAGTTCCGAGACGCCAGCCAGGGAGACCGGAGCTTCCAGAGGGTGGTGGGTGAGGCGGAGCTGCTGTCCCTGCTGAAGCAAAACGACCACCATAAGGAACATAGGGCTAGCAAGGGCCATG GTCACATCACCAAAGAGGAGCTAAACCAACTGCTCCACAGAAGTGACCTgaccaagaagaagagaagaagctga
- the LOC135111959 gene encoding uncharacterized protein LOC135111959 isoform X1: MKMNPGVPPYMVYHIPMMYGGFGDYSYNPHWVCSIPVMPSPATVEEGKQTPLMPGTDGYQQMVAVGGWGQGNLRAETEGKMAHLSTTITHGAGAVVDPITKGGTTMLHISTQIIMATTFMHVIENLDLSGLVKDTHWQWVAVTDSRAVHPAGLGHEATEGHRSFCRKRVAVRSSTGAQRRNVVWGRERERVCAKVTPLSTSPGNITCNTLSSQPHLTAISHQLLPCI, from the exons ATGAAGATGAACCCAGGAGTGCCCCCTTATATG GTGTACCACATACCCATGATGTATGGAGGGTTTGGGGACTACAGCTACAACCCTCACTGGGTCTGTAGCATTCCTGTGATGCCTTCCCCTGCTACAGTAGAGGAGGGCAAGCAGACACCCTTGATGCCAG GAACAGATGGGTATCAGCAGATGGTGGCTGTTGGGGGCTGGGGACAGGG CAACCTGAGGGCAGAGACGGAGGGAAAGATGGCCcacctttccaccaccatcacccatgGGGCCGGGGCCGTGGTGGACCCCATCACCAAGGGAGGCACCACTATGTTGCACATCAGTACTCAAATAATCATGGCAACAACTTTCATG CATGTCATTGAAAATCTGGACCTGTCCGGGCTGGTGAAGGACACTCATTGGCAGTGGGTGGCAGTGACAGACTCTAGAGCAGTACATCCTGCAGGACTGGGCCATGAGGCCACTGAAGGACACCGCTCATTCTGCAGGAAGAGAGTGGCTGTAAGGAGCAGTACAGGAGCCCAGAGAAGGAATGttgtgtgggggagagagagagagagag TGTGTGCCAAGGTGACACCACTCTCCACCTCACCTGGGAACATCACCTGCAACACCCTCTCATCCCAGCCTCACCTAACAGCCATCAGTCATCAACTGCTGCCTTGTATATAA